The following are encoded in a window of Gramella sp. MT6 genomic DNA:
- a CDS encoding TonB-dependent receptor, whose protein sequence is MQIKAIKKSLFFSLFIFSGVLYAQDPIGSEKVTVVKPYTPSVRDANKIRETPSRNDSVSLQKKPVQYSIFSVPVASTFTPAKGRATTVERERPPKVYDNYATLGFGNYSNVLAEFYSNLEIDRSSNFGIFLTHNSSQGGIEEVRLDDKFYDTELNLNYNMRNRDLSWLAEVGAEHQLFNWYGLPETVAVSDAELARLDPAQNYYSVYLGSEVELYDSFFDSAKARFRHSGDAYSTAENHFNAEGLFEVEIGEELISTKIKADIVNGVFDRGYDENNGYDYTFMNFSAAPSLIILRDDLSINLGVNFVYGMDVEESDGSFYIYPQVSASYRLAGDYFTAYAGVDGDLQQNTYYNFYQQNPYVSPTLMIKPTDSEYKGYLGGKGKLSNAVSYNARASYQSQFNKALFKRNYEAATLEGEPYTYGNSFDVVYDDVNTLSFYAELNVDVNRNFRLGIDGEFFDYSTDEQAEAWNLPTMKASLNADYQITEKWYTGANLFYVGERKDENRSISLVFDDPVVTLDSYFDANAHLGYRFNDRLSAFVKGSNLLDNNYQKWLDYDVQGIQVLAGATYKFDWD, encoded by the coding sequence ATGCAAATTAAAGCAATCAAGAAAAGTCTGTTTTTTAGTCTGTTCATATTTAGTGGGGTCCTATATGCCCAGGATCCTATTGGAAGCGAAAAAGTAACCGTTGTTAAACCATATACGCCTTCGGTAAGAGATGCAAATAAGATCAGGGAGACACCCAGCAGAAATGATTCGGTAAGCCTTCAGAAGAAGCCGGTGCAATATTCAATATTTTCGGTTCCGGTAGCTTCTACATTTACTCCGGCGAAAGGTAGAGCCACTACTGTAGAAAGAGAAAGGCCGCCAAAGGTGTATGACAATTATGCTACACTTGGATTTGGTAATTATTCAAATGTCCTTGCAGAATTCTATTCCAATCTGGAAATAGACAGAAGCAGTAATTTCGGCATTTTTCTTACCCATAATTCTTCCCAGGGAGGGATAGAAGAGGTGCGGCTGGATGATAAGTTCTATGATACTGAGCTTAACCTGAATTATAATATGAGAAATCGTGATCTTTCCTGGTTGGCCGAGGTAGGAGCAGAGCACCAGTTATTTAACTGGTATGGTCTGCCTGAAACTGTTGCGGTTAGCGATGCTGAACTTGCCAGATTAGACCCGGCTCAAAATTATTATTCTGTATACCTGGGGAGCGAAGTAGAATTATATGATTCCTTCTTTGATAGTGCAAAAGCACGTTTTCGCCATTCCGGTGATGCTTATAGCACTGCTGAAAATCATTTTAATGCCGAAGGTCTGTTCGAAGTTGAGATCGGAGAGGAATTGATATCAACCAAAATTAAGGCTGATATCGTAAATGGCGTTTTTGACAGAGGCTACGATGAGAATAATGGCTACGATTATACATTTATGAATTTTAGTGCTGCACCAAGTTTGATAATTTTAAGAGATGATCTTAGTATAAATCTTGGAGTGAATTTCGTATACGGAATGGACGTGGAGGAGAGCGATGGTAGTTTTTATATCTATCCGCAGGTGTCTGCCAGTTACAGGCTTGCCGGTGATTATTTTACCGCCTATGCGGGTGTAGATGGAGATCTGCAGCAAAATACCTATTATAACTTCTATCAGCAGAACCCATATGTTTCTCCAACTTTAATGATCAAGCCTACAGATAGTGAGTATAAAGGATATCTTGGAGGTAAAGGTAAACTGAGTAATGCCGTGTCTTATAATGCCAGGGCAAGCTATCAATCGCAATTCAATAAAGCGCTGTTCAAGAGAAATTATGAGGCGGCTACTTTAGAAGGCGAGCCTTATACTTATGGAAATAGTTTTGACGTAGTTTATGATGATGTAAATACGCTTTCATTCTATGCGGAATTGAATGTTGATGTAAACCGAAATTTCAGATTGGGTATAGACGGGGAGTTCTTCGATTATAGTACCGATGAACAGGCAGAAGCCTGGAACCTTCCAACTATGAAGGCCAGCCTGAATGCCGATTATCAGATCACTGAAAAATGGTATACCGGAGCGAACCTATTTTATGTTGGAGAACGTAAAGATGAAAACAGGTCTATCAGCTTAGTTTTTGATGATCCTGTCGTGACCCTGGATAGCTATTTCGATGCGAATGCACATTTAGGATATCGTTTTAATGATAGATTATCTGCTTTTGTAAAAGGAAGTAACCTTCTGGATAACAATTACCAGAAGTGGCTGGATTACGATGTGCAGGGAATCCAGGTACTTGCCGGTGCCACATATAAATTCGACTGGGATTAA
- a CDS encoding amidohydrolase family protein: MNRIFLLALSFLICLISCNSEPEEVDLLITNATVLDIEQNKKWPNRFVAIRNDTIIAVKTMRNSDDFNATEVYDARGNFVMPGLWDNHVHFRGGDTLISENKDLLPLFLKYGITTVRDAGGDISESVFKWKEQIENGELEGPRIFSSGPKLDGENPAWPGSISVSTEDDVQMALDSLEKMNADYVKIYDGSITKEMYHEIIKEAEKRKMKVTGHMPMAADVTEAVKFGLDGNEHLYYVMKATSGKKDSIEKVKSGYSMIIPLAQTYNDSVAELVFDELAEAEFYVTPTLYIGEVLQELADADHSRDELLDFIGPGIQETYQGRIMSAKRAKESGSSMRDYTEDVFHKMIRPMYDSGIRILAGSDCGPYNSFVYPGKSLHQELKALVDAGLNSQEALLTSIKNGPRFFDLQHLYVKVDKGRVGDLIILSENPMESIENLESINAVVTKNKVLKVSELKPSITNSAKN, translated from the coding sequence ATGAATCGAATTTTCCTGCTTGCTCTTTCCTTTTTGATATGCCTGATTTCCTGTAATTCAGAACCAGAAGAGGTGGATCTTCTTATTACAAATGCTACGGTTCTGGATATAGAGCAAAACAAAAAATGGCCAAACAGGTTTGTAGCAATTCGAAATGATACCATTATTGCGGTAAAAACCATGCGGAACAGTGACGATTTCAATGCTACTGAAGTCTATGATGCCAGGGGTAATTTCGTGATGCCTGGGCTGTGGGATAATCATGTACACTTTAGAGGTGGCGATACCCTGATTTCTGAAAACAAGGATCTGTTACCGCTTTTTCTGAAATACGGCATTACTACCGTACGAGATGCAGGCGGAGATATCAGTGAATCTGTGTTCAAGTGGAAAGAACAGATAGAAAACGGAGAGCTGGAAGGTCCGCGAATATTTTCTTCCGGCCCCAAACTGGATGGCGAAAATCCGGCTTGGCCTGGGTCAATTTCTGTAAGTACTGAAGATGATGTTCAGATGGCTCTGGATTCTCTTGAAAAGATGAATGCCGACTACGTTAAAATTTACGATGGTAGTATCACCAAAGAGATGTATCACGAGATCATTAAAGAGGCGGAAAAAAGAAAGATGAAAGTAACCGGGCACATGCCCATGGCTGCAGATGTGACCGAAGCCGTAAAATTTGGTCTGGATGGAAATGAACATCTTTATTATGTAATGAAAGCCACATCGGGAAAGAAGGATAGTATAGAAAAGGTGAAATCCGGTTATTCTATGATCATTCCTCTTGCCCAAACCTATAATGATTCTGTGGCTGAATTAGTTTTTGATGAACTTGCAGAAGCAGAATTCTATGTCACTCCAACCCTATACATTGGCGAAGTATTGCAAGAGCTGGCAGACGCAGATCATAGTAGAGATGAATTGCTTGATTTTATTGGCCCGGGAATTCAGGAAACGTACCAGGGCAGGATCATGTCTGCTAAACGGGCAAAAGAATCAGGTTCCAGTATGCGCGATTATACCGAGGATGTTTTTCATAAAATGATCAGACCCATGTATGATTCAGGAATAAGGATACTGGCGGGATCAGATTGCGGCCCCTATAACTCCTTTGTTTATCCCGGAAAATCCTTACATCAGGAACTTAAAGCATTAGTTGATGCCGGGCTAAATTCACAGGAAGCACTACTTACCTCTATCAAGAACGGCCCAAGATTCTTTGACCTGCAACATTTATATGTAAAAGTGGATAAAGGAAGAGTTGGAGATCTTATTATACTTTCTGAAAATCCTATGGAAAGTATTGAAAATCTTGAATCTATCAATGCAGTGGTTACAAAGAATAAGGTTTTAAAGGTTTCAGAGCTGAAACCATCTATAACTAATTCAGCTAAAAATTAA
- a CDS encoding amidohydrolase, protein MKKLSGLLLLAILMVSCGSNKEKADLLIYNAKVYTVDDNFSEVEAFVVKDGKFLETGTSEALRDKYEYSESINAEEKAVYPGFIDGHAHFYGLGMQQQRVDLTGTKSFDEVVVRIVEFQQKNGVDFIVGRGWDQNDWEIKEFPAKDTLDDLFPDTPVAITRIDGHAMLVNQAALNKANITTETEFEGGDIEQKNGELTGILVDNPMLKIEKITDDLDMETQIKALKDAQEICFGYGLTTVVDAGIDKQVIELMDSLNESDELKIRIYAMVSNTKENLDFFLEKGPYKTDRLNVRSVKFYGDGALGSRGAALKKEYSDRPDHFGALLSPVSEFKATAERIAKSEFQMNTHAIGDSANYLVLKTYDSLIGDAEDRRWRVEHSQVIDSADFKYFSKNIIPSIQPTHATSDMYWAEDRLGSDRIKGAYAFKKLLDQAGIVALGTDFPVEEVNPFLTFYAAVDRQDTENYPEEGFMKDQALSREETLKGMTIWAAFANFEEKEKGSIEPGKFADFIILDRDIMKVEIDSVPDTKVTSTFVNGEQVYKN, encoded by the coding sequence ATGAAAAAATTATCCGGATTACTATTATTAGCCATTTTAATGGTGAGCTGTGGCTCAAATAAAGAAAAAGCAGATCTGCTTATCTATAATGCGAAAGTCTATACGGTAGATGACAATTTTAGCGAAGTAGAAGCTTTTGTAGTGAAAGATGGAAAATTCCTGGAAACAGGTACTTCTGAAGCGCTAAGAGATAAATACGAATATTCAGAAAGTATAAATGCTGAAGAAAAAGCAGTTTATCCAGGCTTTATCGATGGGCATGCCCATTTTTATGGTTTAGGAATGCAACAACAGCGGGTAGACCTTACCGGGACCAAGAGTTTTGATGAGGTAGTGGTGAGAATTGTTGAGTTTCAACAAAAGAATGGGGTAGATTTCATCGTGGGTAGAGGATGGGATCAGAATGACTGGGAGATCAAGGAATTTCCGGCGAAGGACACCCTTGATGATCTTTTTCCCGATACGCCGGTAGCTATTACCAGAATAGATGGACACGCCATGCTCGTAAACCAGGCCGCTTTGAATAAAGCAAATATTACTACCGAAACAGAATTTGAAGGGGGTGATATAGAGCAGAAGAACGGTGAACTTACCGGAATTTTGGTGGATAACCCAATGCTGAAAATAGAAAAGATCACCGATGATCTTGATATGGAAACTCAAATTAAGGCCTTGAAAGACGCCCAGGAGATCTGTTTTGGTTATGGCCTTACTACGGTGGTTGATGCTGGAATCGATAAGCAGGTCATCGAATTGATGGACAGCCTTAATGAATCTGATGAGTTAAAGATCAGGATCTATGCGATGGTAAGTAACACTAAGGAAAATCTTGATTTTTTCTTGGAGAAGGGACCTTATAAAACAGACAGGTTGAACGTAAGATCGGTTAAATTCTATGGTGACGGGGCCTTAGGTTCCAGGGGAGCAGCTTTGAAAAAAGAATATTCAGATAGACCAGATCATTTTGGAGCTTTACTTTCACCGGTTTCAGAATTCAAAGCTACTGCCGAACGTATCGCGAAGTCCGAATTTCAGATGAATACTCATGCCATTGGCGATTCTGCCAATTACCTGGTGTTGAAAACCTACGATTCCCTTATTGGGGATGCTGAAGACCGCAGGTGGAGAGTGGAGCACTCGCAGGTGATAGATTCGGCAGATTTTAAATATTTCAGTAAGAATATTATCCCTTCTATACAGCCAACTCATGCTACCAGTGATATGTACTGGGCTGAAGACAGGCTGGGATCTGATAGGATAAAAGGGGCCTATGCTTTTAAAAAGCTTCTTGACCAGGCTGGCATAGTTGCTCTTGGTACAGATTTTCCGGTGGAAGAGGTGAATCCTTTTTTAACTTTTTACGCGGCAGTAGATCGCCAGGATACAGAGAATTATCCTGAAGAAGGTTTTATGAAAGATCAGGCGTTAAGCCGGGAAGAAACATTAAAAGGTATGACCATCTGGGCTGCCTTTGCAAATTTTGAAGAAAAAGAAAAAGGAAGTATAGAGCCTGGTAAATTCGCAGATTTTATTATTCTGGACAGAGATATTATGAAGGTTGAAATAGACAGCGTCCCAGATACAAAGGTCACCTCAACTTTTGTGAATGGTGAGCAGGTCTATAAAAATTAA
- a CDS encoding peptidylprolyl isomerase codes for MNDGLYAKFHTTKGEILVELEYEKTPGTVGNFVGLAEGKIENDPKEKGEPYYDGLKFHRVIPDFMIQGGDPQGTGAGGPGYQFDDEIHPELKHDAPGKLSMANAGPGTNGSQFFITHVETPWLDGKHTVFGNVVEGQEIVDKIQQGDKLEKVEIIREGSDAENFDAVQAFADFNAEKVKKEAEAKQKAEAEVDKLAAGFEKTKSGLRYKLIQKGDGKKAEKGKNVSVHYKGQLADGTVFDSSYKRNKPLEFPVGVGHVIPGWDEGIQLLHVGDKARMVIPSHLAYGERGAGGVIPPNAILIFDVELMDAK; via the coding sequence ATGAACGACGGATTATATGCTAAATTTCATACTACCAAAGGAGAGATCCTGGTAGAACTGGAATACGAAAAAACACCGGGAACTGTAGGAAACTTTGTAGGCCTGGCAGAAGGTAAAATAGAGAATGACCCTAAAGAAAAAGGAGAACCTTATTACGACGGATTGAAATTTCACCGCGTGATTCCCGATTTTATGATTCAGGGAGGTGATCCACAGGGAACCGGAGCCGGTGGCCCGGGATACCAATTCGACGATGAGATCCACCCGGAATTAAAGCATGATGCCCCTGGAAAACTTTCTATGGCTAATGCCGGTCCTGGAACCAATGGTAGCCAGTTCTTTATTACTCATGTGGAAACTCCATGGTTAGACGGGAAACATACTGTTTTTGGAAATGTAGTGGAAGGCCAGGAGATTGTAGACAAGATCCAGCAAGGGGACAAACTGGAAAAAGTAGAGATCATTCGCGAAGGAAGTGATGCTGAAAATTTTGACGCTGTACAGGCCTTTGCAGATTTTAATGCTGAAAAAGTAAAAAAAGAAGCTGAAGCAAAACAAAAAGCAGAAGCTGAAGTTGATAAACTGGCAGCAGGCTTTGAAAAAACCAAAAGCGGACTTCGTTATAAACTTATCCAGAAAGGTGACGGTAAGAAAGCTGAAAAAGGAAAGAATGTTTCAGTTCATTACAAAGGTCAGTTGGCAGATGGTACTGTTTTCGATTCTTCTTACAAGAGAAACAAACCTCTGGAATTCCCGGTTGGAGTAGGTCATGTTATCCCGGGCTGGGATGAAGGTATCCAATTACTTCATGTAGGTGATAAAGCGAGAATGGTAATTCCATCTCATCTGGCGTATGGTGAAAGAGGCGCAGGCGGAGTGATCCCACCAAACGCGATCCTAATTTTCGATGTAGAATTAATGGATGCAAAATAG
- a CDS encoding YfiT family bacillithiol transferase — protein sequence MTTDDLEALKYPIGKDEIPEEITSVEINEWIDDISELPQKLKEDVNKITKKQLDTPYRPEGWTLKQLIHHIADSHMSAFLRFKWALTEDEPTIKAYDEKAFAELYDSRLAPVEISLDFISALHGKWVILLENMSTDDFDKTFVHSETGQRYTLKESLGHYSWHGRHHYAHMHNLLKRKGWL from the coding sequence ATGACTACAGATGATTTAGAAGCATTAAAATATCCAATCGGGAAGGATGAGATTCCGGAAGAAATAACTTCGGTCGAGATCAATGAATGGATCGATGATATTAGTGAATTGCCTCAGAAGTTGAAAGAGGATGTAAATAAGATTACCAAGAAGCAGCTGGATACTCCTTATCGCCCTGAAGGCTGGACCTTGAAGCAATTAATACATCATATCGCCGATAGTCATATGAGTGCTTTTCTCCGCTTTAAATGGGCGCTAACAGAAGATGAGCCTACAATAAAAGCTTATGATGAAAAGGCTTTTGCAGAGCTTTATGATTCCAGGCTTGCTCCCGTAGAGATATCCCTTGATTTTATAAGTGCACTCCATGGGAAATGGGTGATCCTCTTAGAGAACATGAGTACAGATGATTTTGATAAAACTTTTGTGCATTCGGAAACCGGCCAGAGGTATACCTTAAAAGAAAGCCTTGGGCATTATTCCTGGCATGGCAGGCATCATTATGCGCATATGCATAATTTATTGAAAAGAAAAGGCTGGTTATAA
- a CDS encoding peroxiredoxin: protein MSDLKLGDKAPNFDAETSEGKINFYDYLGNSWGILFSHPADYTPVCTTELGTVANYKSEFEKRDVKVMALSVDGLESHKGWIKDINETQNTTVNFPIIADEDRKVSDLYGMIHPKADDTLTVRSVFVIAPDKTIKMTLTYPASTGRNFDELLRVIDSLQLTAYNKVATPANWKHGEDVVISPSVSNEEADKMFPKGYKEIKPYLRMTPEPELKK, encoded by the coding sequence ATGAGTGATTTGAAATTAGGAGACAAAGCCCCAAACTTTGACGCTGAAACCTCAGAAGGAAAAATCAATTTCTACGATTACCTTGGGAATAGCTGGGGGATACTTTTTTCGCATCCGGCAGATTACACTCCTGTTTGTACAACAGAACTAGGTACAGTTGCCAATTATAAATCTGAATTCGAAAAACGCGATGTAAAGGTTATGGCACTTAGTGTCGATGGCCTGGAATCACATAAAGGCTGGATCAAGGATATTAATGAAACTCAAAATACCACGGTTAATTTCCCTATCATCGCCGATGAAGACAGAAAGGTTTCTGATCTATACGGAATGATCCATCCAAAAGCCGATGATACTCTTACCGTAAGATCTGTATTTGTCATCGCGCCAGATAAGACCATTAAAATGACCTTAACCTATCCAGCAAGTACCGGTAGGAATTTTGATGAGTTATTAAGAGTAATAGATTCTCTTCAGCTAACCGCTTACAACAAAGTAGCTACACCGGCTAACTGGAAACATGGTGAAGATGTAGTGATTAGCCCATCTGTTAGTAATGAAGAAGCAGATAAAATGTTCCCGAAAGGATACAAGGAGATAAAACCATATTTACGAATGACTCCTGAACCGGAACTAAAAAAATAA
- a CDS encoding thioredoxin family protein translates to MSLTPSNMIALGTKAPDFKLMDTITDHLITLDEIKGEKGTVIMFICNHCPFVKHVNEEIVHIANEYRQLGFGFAGIMSNDVSKYPQDSPEMMKEHAAKHQYSFPYLFDGTQEIAKAYDAACTPDFYLFDDELKLIYHGQLDESRPGNGIHPNGRDLREAMDAVLNNRKVAENQKPSIGCNIKWKD, encoded by the coding sequence ATGTCACTTACCCCTTCAAATATGATCGCCCTGGGAACTAAAGCTCCCGATTTTAAGTTGATGGACACCATCACGGATCACCTTATCACCCTGGACGAAATAAAGGGAGAGAAAGGCACGGTCATAATGTTCATTTGTAACCACTGCCCTTTTGTGAAGCATGTGAATGAAGAGATCGTGCATATCGCTAATGAGTACAGGCAGCTTGGCTTCGGTTTCGCCGGAATCATGAGCAACGATGTTTCAAAATATCCACAAGACAGTCCAGAAATGATGAAAGAGCATGCTGCCAAACATCAGTATTCCTTTCCTTATCTTTTTGACGGAACCCAGGAGATCGCCAAAGCTTATGATGCCGCCTGCACCCCAGATTTCTACCTTTTTGATGATGAACTCAAACTTATATACCACGGCCAGTTAGATGAAAGCCGGCCGGGAAATGGAATTCACCCGAACGGGAGAGATCTTAGAGAAGCTATGGACGCAGTACTGAATAACCGGAAGGTTGCTGAGAACCAAAAACCCAGTATTGGGTGTAATATAAAATGGAAGGATTAA
- a CDS encoding tRNA-binding protein, translated as MKEIDWNDFEKVEMRVGTIISAEDFPEARNPAYKLTIDFGEDLGQKRSSAQITRRYTREELPGRQIIAVVNFPVKRIAGFKSECLVLGVPGDNKDVVLLSPDQKMPNGSVIA; from the coding sequence ATGAAAGAGATCGATTGGAATGATTTTGAAAAGGTAGAAATGAGAGTGGGAACTATTATTTCTGCTGAAGATTTTCCGGAAGCCAGAAATCCAGCTTATAAACTTACCATAGATTTTGGAGAAGATTTAGGGCAGAAAAGGTCTTCTGCTCAAATTACCAGGAGATATACCAGGGAGGAATTGCCAGGTAGACAGATCATTGCCGTGGTAAATTTTCCGGTGAAAAGAATAGCCGGATTTAAAAGTGAATGCCTGGTGCTTGGAGTTCCTGGCGATAATAAAGATGTTGTCTTGCTTTCTCCAGATCAAAAAATGCCTAATGGATCTGTGATCGCTTAA
- a CDS encoding TrkA family potassium uptake protein, translating into MKYIVVGLGAFGASIAEKLAEMGNEVIGVDISMSKVEAIKEKITHAISLDATDIEAVKNLPLDDTDIVIIGIGEDKGANIMAAALMKQMKVKRLISRAVDPLQRTVLQTMGVDEVIHPEQETADRWAQKLNLEGVVDSFEIDSDFSIVETKIPEEYHEKTIKELNIKDQFDIIILTTMNVSPSKNELGAKTEKASVNGVASANTVLYKDDIMVLYGHNKNIKRLLEEHKKFKEGDLG; encoded by the coding sequence ATGAAGTATATAGTTGTGGGACTGGGAGCTTTTGGAGCTTCAATTGCAGAAAAACTGGCCGAGATGGGGAATGAAGTTATTGGCGTGGACATTAGCATGAGTAAGGTCGAAGCGATTAAAGAAAAGATCACTCACGCGATAAGCCTGGACGCAACAGATATTGAAGCGGTTAAGAATCTTCCCCTGGATGATACAGATATCGTCATCATAGGTATCGGAGAAGATAAAGGTGCCAATATCATGGCAGCTGCCCTTATGAAACAAATGAAAGTAAAAAGGCTAATTAGCCGTGCCGTAGATCCACTTCAAAGAACCGTACTGCAAACTATGGGAGTAGATGAAGTTATTCATCCAGAACAGGAAACTGCCGACCGCTGGGCTCAAAAACTGAACCTGGAAGGAGTTGTAGACAGCTTTGAGATCGATAGCGATTTCAGTATTGTCGAAACCAAGATCCCTGAGGAATACCATGAGAAAACCATTAAAGAATTAAATATCAAAGACCAGTTTGATATCATAATTCTCACCACTATGAATGTTTCGCCATCCAAGAATGAACTGGGGGCTAAAACAGAAAAAGCTTCTGTGAATGGAGTAGCAAGTGCCAATACGGTACTTTATAAAGATGATATTATGGTATTATACGGTCACAATAAGAACATCAAAAGACTACTGGAGGAGCATAAAAAATTTAAAGAAGGAGATCTTGGTTAA
- a CDS encoding potassium transporter TrkG, with protein MKFSGFRSWLKNERFLTYLNRFSFLLSLITILVALYDLGFRHMQREEEQLNHFYFGALIIGVVAILLRYFLFRVHFRLKVRIFDTVLGALFGFLIIIKIDGVLESFPFLEFMNKMVYLYLAALIYFIREFSTVEFNFKNQYLNPAQLFITSFLLIILAGTALLMLPKATHEGISLLDALFTSTSAVCVTGLIVVDTGSYFTLFGQTIILLLMQIGGLGIMTFASYFSYFFRGQTSYQNQLMLKDATNSEKIGEVFSVLKKILFITFIVEFLGAFFIYFSLDKSEISQIGDRLFFSIFHAVSGFCNAGFSTLQNSLYEPEFRFNYTLHIIIALLFILGGIGFPIVLNIYKYIKYAITNLFLKIRNNRPLPYSPWVINLNTRIVIFTTFVLLSVGTVGFYAFEYNNTLSEHGWFGKIVTAFFSAATPRTAGFNSIDISALNFSTLMMMFLLMWIGASPASTGGGIKTSTIAVATLNFFSLARGKDRIEVYRREISHASIRRAFAIISLSLMVIGISIFLIATFDQDKSLLNIAFESFSAYSTVGLSTGITADLSSYSKVVIIFTMFIGRVSMLTLLIAMLRRVKHLNYRYPTDEILIN; from the coding sequence GTGAAATTTTCAGGATTTAGAAGCTGGCTGAAAAATGAGAGGTTTTTAACTTACCTCAATCGGTTTTCATTCCTTTTAAGCCTAATTACCATTTTGGTCGCCTTGTACGACCTTGGTTTTCGGCATATGCAGAGAGAAGAAGAACAGCTAAACCATTTCTATTTTGGAGCTTTGATAATTGGGGTGGTTGCAATTTTGCTTCGGTATTTTTTATTCAGGGTTCATTTCAGATTAAAAGTCAGGATCTTCGATACGGTATTAGGCGCTCTATTTGGATTTCTTATTATCATAAAAATTGATGGAGTCCTGGAGAGTTTTCCATTCCTGGAATTCATGAATAAGATGGTATATCTCTATCTCGCTGCGCTTATATATTTCATCAGGGAATTCTCTACCGTAGAATTCAACTTTAAAAATCAATACCTTAATCCGGCACAATTATTCATTACCAGTTTCCTACTTATCATACTGGCGGGAACGGCCTTATTAATGCTGCCCAAAGCAACCCATGAAGGGATTAGCCTTTTGGATGCGCTCTTCACCTCTACCAGCGCCGTATGTGTAACAGGATTGATCGTAGTTGACACCGGTTCTTATTTTACCCTGTTCGGGCAGACGATCATCTTATTATTAATGCAGATAGGAGGATTGGGAATTATGACCTTCGCCAGCTATTTCAGTTATTTTTTCAGGGGGCAAACATCATATCAAAACCAATTGATGCTGAAAGATGCTACCAATTCTGAAAAAATAGGTGAAGTATTTAGCGTTCTTAAAAAGATCCTATTCATCACCTTTATCGTGGAATTTCTGGGGGCTTTTTTCATTTACTTCAGTCTTGATAAATCTGAAATTTCCCAAATTGGCGACCGTCTTTTCTTTTCAATATTTCATGCGGTAAGCGGATTCTGCAATGCTGGGTTTTCAACACTACAGAACAGTCTTTATGAACCCGAGTTCAGGTTCAATTATACTTTACACATCATAATAGCCCTGCTTTTTATTCTGGGAGGAATTGGTTTCCCTATAGTGCTCAATATTTATAAATATATTAAATACGCTATCACCAACCTGTTCCTGAAGATTAGAAATAACAGGCCTTTACCTTATTCACCCTGGGTGATCAATCTAAATACAAGAATAGTGATCTTCACCACTTTTGTTTTGCTTAGCGTGGGTACGGTTGGGTTTTATGCTTTTGAGTATAATAATACCCTGTCTGAACATGGTTGGTTTGGAAAGATCGTCACGGCTTTCTTTAGCGCAGCCACTCCAAGGACGGCAGGATTTAATTCTATAGATATAAGCGCGTTGAATTTTAGTACGTTAATGATGATGTTTCTTCTTATGTGGATCGGGGCTTCTCCAGCATCTACAGGAGGTGGTATCAAAACAAGTACGATTGCGGTTGCGACGCTTAACTTTTTTAGCCTGGCCCGTGGAAAAGACCGGATAGAAGTCTACAGAAGGGAGATCTCACATGCATCTATAAGAAGGGCTTTTGCCATAATATCACTCTCTTTGATGGTTATAGGAATTTCAATATTCCTGATTGCCACCTTCGATCAAGATAAATCATTATTAAACATTGCTTTCGAATCCTTTTCGGCTTATAGTACGGTGGGTCTATCAACTGGAATTACGGCAGATCTTTCCTCGTATTCTAAAGTGGTGATTATTTTTACGATGTTCATTGGCCGGGTAAGCATGCTTACTTTATTGATCGCCATGTTGAGGCGGGTAAAGCATTTAAACTATCGTTATCCAACAGACGAAATTTTAATCAACTAA